From the genome of Malus domestica chromosome 04, GDT2T_hap1, one region includes:
- the LOC103433765 gene encoding phospholipid-transporting ATPase 1-like, protein MTSGHPLLSSSDSPSAPLVPSSSLTKNLARISSNASFSSSSLDNNDDAQSDLLEVKDDVAVSGCSEKPLENSTTLAGPFGSWLLPQFPFENPTRDRRRLVSWGAMELHNENRNSGTLEISQGSSRVQEKLSQRIRHKSVQFDDNLLHDDNPRLIYINDPKRTNDKYEFTGNEIRTSKYTIITFLPKNLFIQFHRVAYLYFLAIAALNQLPPLAVFGRTVSLFPLLFVLCVTAIKDGYEDWRRHRSDRNENNREALVFQSGQFQLKKWKHIQVGEVLKICADDTIPCDVVLLGTSDPSGIAYIQTMNLDGESNLKTRYARQETTSAICEGCTFLGLIRCEQPNRNIYEFTANMEFNGHKFPLSQSNIVLRGCQLKNTAWAIGVVVYAGQETKAMLNSAASPSKRSKLESYMNRETLWLSVFLFVMCAVVATGMGLWLMHHKGQIDTLAYYRKRYYSDGKENGKTYRFYGIPMEIFFSFLSSIIVFQIMIPISLYITMELVRLGQSYFMIEDRHMFDSSSGSRFQCRSLNINEDLGQIRYIFSDKTGTLTENKMEFRRASIFGRSFGTSLQEANVAGIGLGRKRWKLKSEISVDNELVEFLHKDLSENDRIAAHEFFLTLAACNTVVPIVNNSTSSSCGKSELDDVEAIDYQGESPDEQALVSAASAYGYTLFERTSGHIVMDVNGEKLRLDVLGLHEFDSMRKRMSVVIRFPNNTVKVLVKGADATMFGTLANDSERDDHLTRSTQSHLSEYSSEGLRTLVVAARDLTDEQLEQWQSMYEDASTSLTDRSLKLRQTAALIECNLNLLGATAIEDKLQDGVPEAIESLRQAGIKVWVLTGDKQETAISIGLSCKLLTADMQQIIINGTSEDECRNLLADSMAKYGVKSSNKRDPSFKLKKNAENGYLEIPGNAKTSSVPEWNGRKEEGKMNAPLALIIDGNSLVYILEKDLELELFDLATSCSVVLCCRVAPLQKAGIVDLIKTRTDDMTLAIGDGANDVSMIQMADVGVGICGQEGRQAVMASDFAMGQFRFLKTLLLVHGHWNYQRVGYMILYNFYRNAVFVLMLFWFILSTAFSTTSALTDWSSVFYSVIYTSLPTIVVGILDKDLSHRTLLQYPKLYGAGHRHEAYNLHLFWITMLDTVWQSLVLFYVPLFTYKDSSIDIWSMGSLWTIAVVVLVNVHLAMDVHRWVFITQIAVWGSIMITYACMVVLDSIPVFPNYWTIYHLAKSPTYWIAILLITVVALLPRFVFKVVNHIFWPSDIQIAREAEVLNRQRKHLSSKQDDSSS, encoded by the exons ATGACTTCTGGGCACCCGTTGCTGTCTTCGTCTGATTCTCCATCAGCGCCACTGGTTCCATCCTCTTCTCTTACTAAGAACCTTGCCCGTATCTCCTCCAatgcttcattttcttcttccagTCTTGACAACAATGATGATGCTCAAAGTGATTTACTTGAGGTGAAGGACGACGTTGCTGTTTCTGGTTGCTCTGAGAAACCCTTAGAAAATTCCACTACTCTTGCAGGTCCATTCGGTTCTTGGTTATTGCCGCAGTTTCCGTTCGAAAACCCCACGCGGGATAGAAGACGCCTGGTGTCGTGGGGTGCCATGGAACTGCATAATGAAAATAGAAATTCAGGAACTCTTGAAATCTCCCAGGGTTCATCTAGGGTTCAGGAAAAGTTGTCTCAGAGGATCCGTCACAAAAGTGTGCAGTTCGATGATAACTTGCTGCATGATGACAATCCAAGGTTGATCTATATTAACGATCCAAAGAGGACAAATGACAAATATGAGTTCACTGGGAATGAGATTCGAACTAGCAAGTACACCATCATTACCTTCTTGCCCAAGAATCTTTTCATTCAGTTTCATCGGGTTGCTTATTTGTATTTTCTAGCTATTGCTGCCCTCAACCAGCTTCCACCTCTTGCAGTCTTTGGAAGAACAGTGTCTCTTTTCCCCCTTCTGTTTGTGCTCTGTGTCACAGCTATCAAAGATGGCTATGAAGATTGGCGGAGACATAGATCAGACAGGAATGAGAATAACCGGGAGGCTTTGGTGTTTCAATCTGGCCAATTTCAACTGAAGAAATGGAAACATATTCAAGTGGGCGAGGTTCTAAAGATTTGTGCCGATGACACAATTCCTTGTGATGTGGTCTTGTTAGGGACAAGCGACCCTAGTGGAATTGCCTACATTCAAACAATGAATTTGGATGGTGAGTCGAACTTGAAAACAAGGTATGCCCGGCAGGAAACAACTTCAGCAATATGTGAAGGGTGTACATTTTTAGGGCTCATCAGATGTGAACAACCTAATAGGAATATCTATGAGTTCACTGCCAACATGGAGTTTAATGGGCATAAATTTCCCCTGAGTCAATCAAATATAGTTTTGCGTGGTTGCCAGCTGAAGAACACAGCCTGGGCAATTGGTGTCGTGGTATATGCTGGACAGGAAACCAAGGCAATGTTGAATAGTGCAGCTTCTCCTTCCAAGAGAAGTAAACTGGAAAGCTACATGAATAGGGAAACTCTCTGGCTGTCGGTTTTCCTTTTTGTTATGTGTGCAGTTGTGGCCACTGGCATGGGCCTGTGGCTCATGCACCATAAAGGTCAGATTGATACCTTGGCTTATTACCGGAAAAGATACTACTCTGATGggaaagagaatggaaaaacCTATAGGTTTTATGGGATACCTATGGAgatctttttctcctttttgagTTCTATCATAGTTTTCCAGATAATGATACCAATCTCTCTTTATATTACAATGGAGTTGGTTCGATTGGGCCAGTCATATTTCATGATCGAAGACAGGCATATGTTTGACAGCAGCTCTGGCTCAAGGTTCCAGTGCAGATCGTTGAATATCAACGAGGATTTGGGTCAAATACGATATATTTTTTCAGACAAAACAGGGACACTTACTGAGAACAAAATGGAATTCCGAAGAGCAAGCATATTTGGGAGGAGTTTTGGGACCTCTTTGCAGGAAGCAAATGTTGCAG GAATAGGATTAGGTAGAAAGAGATGGAAGCTCAAAAGCGAAATTTCTGTAGATAATGAGCTTGTGGAATTTTTGCACAAAGACTTAAGTGAAAATGACAGGATTGCTGCGCATGAGTTTTTTCTTACATTGGCTGCTTGCAATACTGTGGTTCCTATTGTCAATAACAGTACATCTTCCAGTTGCGGAAAAAGTGAATTAGATGATGTAGAAGCTATTGACTATCAGGGGGAATCTCCTGATGAGCAAGCATTAGTTTCTGCAGCCTCTGCATATGGATATACGCTTTTTGAGCGCACATCTGGGCACATTGTTATGGATGTCAATGGTGAGAAACTAAG GTTGGATGTATTGGGTCTGCATGAGTTTGATAGCATGCGAAAAAGGATGTCCGTTGTTATCAGATTTCCAAACAATACTGTAAAGGTTTTGGTGAAAGGTGCTGACGCTACTATGTTCGGCACTTTAGCAAATGACTCTGAAAGGGATGATCATCTGACTCGTTCAACTCAAAGCCATCTGAGTGAATATTCCTCAGAAGGTTTACGTACTCTTGTAGTTGCTGCCAGGGATCTTACAGATGAACAACTTGAGCAGTGGCAAAGCATGTATGAAGATGCAAGTACCTCGTTGACTGATCGGTCCTTGAAATTACGTCAAACAGCAGCTCTCATTGAATGCAACTTAAACCTTCTTGGGGCGACTGCGATTGAAGATAAGTTACAAGATGGTGTGCCGGAAGCTATTGAGTCTCTCCGGCAAGCAGGGATCAAGGTTTGGGTTCTTACTGGAGATAAGCAAGAGACAGCTATTTCGATTGGTCTATCATGCAAACTCTTGACAGCAGATATGcaacaaattattataaatgGAACTTCTGAGGATGAATGCCGAAATCTTTTGGCTGATTCTATGGCAAAATATGGTGTAAAATCGTCCAATAAAAGAGACCCAAGTttcaaactgaaaaaaaatgctGAAAATGGCTACCTTGAGATACCTGGCAATGCAAAGACATCCAGTGTGCCTGAATGGaatggaaggaaggaagaaggaaaaatgaaCGCACCATTAGCACTCATAATAGATGGGAACAGCTTGGTATACATTCTGGAGAAAGATCTGGAGTTAGAG CTATTCGACCTTGCCACATCCTGTAGTGTTGTGTTATGCTGTCGTGTTGCACCTCTGCAGAAAGCTGGAATTGTTGATCTGATTAAGACTCGTACTGATGACATGACATTGGCTATAGGTGATG GGGCAAATGatgtttcaatgatccaaatgGCGGATGTTGGAGTTGGAATTTGTGGTCAGGAAGGACGTCAAGCTGTGATGGCTTCAGACTTTGCTATGGGACAGTTTCGGTTTTTGAAAACATTACTTTTGGTGCATGGGCACTGGAATTATCAGCGTGTTGGCTATATGATTCTGTACAACTTCTACCGCAATGCAGTTTTTGTACTGATGCTATTTTG GTTTATATTATCCACTGCTTTTTCAACAACTTCCGCTTTAACAGATTGGAGTAGTGTTTTCTATTCTGTCATTTATACTTCACTCCCCACAATTGTTGTTGGTATACTGGACAAAGACTTGAGCCACAGGACACTGTTACAATATCCAAAACTCTATGGTGCTGGCCATAGACACGAGGCATACAATTTACATCTCTTCTGGATCACAATGCTTGACACCGTATGGCAGAGTCTTGTTCTCTTCTATGTACCCCTCTTCACCTATAAGGATAGCTCAATAGACATATGGAGCATGGGCAGTTTATGGACAATTGCAGTTGTTGTCCTAGTCAATGTACATTTGGCAATGGACGTTCATCGTTGGGTATTCATCACTCAAATCGCAGTATGGGGTTCAATAATGATCACATATGCCTGTATGGTGGTATTGGATTCTATACCTGTCTTTCCTAATTACTG GACTATATACCATTTGGCAAAGTCTCCCACATATTGGATCGCCATTTTGCTTATAACTGTTGTCGCGTTGCTCCCTCGCTTTGTGTTCAAAGTTGTAAATCATATCTTTTGGCCTTCGGATATCCAGATAGCTAGGGAAGCCGAGGTTTTAAATAGGCAACGTAAACATTTGAGCTCAAAGCAAGATGACAGTTCAAGTTGA
- the LOC103433766 gene encoding high mobility group B protein 6 isoform X3 has product MQALQSPVAGIAGIAGIAGNLVVRPRSGRTPLQLKNTPATPTNSDVKIKPVQQLIGVGDDSNKENRPVYVTPVKMEAMDASLAEELSAIRKKMERMKSDRERTEKMLKERDLMMEMQTKELENRGQIQRMLEIELDRIYRLNQLHVRSIRVSPIRSLREKEKEKKAAEWPSQEAEAEEEAEAEEEMEESVDENSPQRAESCAASSSEIVTEKTEK; this is encoded by the exons ATGCAGGCGCTTCAATCTCCTGTTGCCGGGATTGCCGGAATTGCCGGAATTGCCGGGAACCTGGTTGTTCGGCCTAGAAGCGGCCGGACGCCGCTCCAGCTGAAGAACACTCCGGCGACTCCGACAAACTCCGATGTCAAAATCAAGCCGGTACAGCAATTGATTGGTGTTGGGGATGATTCGAACAAGGAGAACCGTCCGGTATATGTGACTCCGGTGAAGATGGAGGCGATGGACGCGTCGCTGGCGGAGGAGCTGAGCGCGATCAGGAAGAAGATGGAGAGGATGAAATCGGACAGAGAGAGGACGGAGAAGATGCTCAAGGAGAGGGATCTGATGATGGAAATGCAGACGAAGGAGCTCGAAAACAGAGGGCAGATTCAGAGGATGCTGGAGATTGAGCTCGATCGGATTTACCGATTGAACCAGCTCCATGTTCGATCAATC AGAGTGTCGCCGATTCGATCGCTCagggagaaggagaaagaaaagaaggccGCAGAATGGCCGTCGCAG GAAGCGGAAGCGGAAGAGGAAGCGGAAGCGGAGGAGGAAATGGAGGAATCTGTGGATGAAAACTCACCGCAGAGGGCGGAGAGTTGTGCTGCGTCCAGTTCCGAAATCGTTACAGAGAAAACAGAGAAGTGA
- the LOC103433766 gene encoding high mobility group B protein 6 isoform X1, whose translation MQALQSPVAGIAGIAGIAGNLVVRPRSGRTPLQLKNTPATPTNSDVKIKPVQQLIGVGDDSNKENRPVYVTPVKMEAMDASLAEELSAIRKKMERMKSDRERTEKMLKERDLMMEMQTKELENRGQIQRMLEIELDRIYRLNQLHVRSIRVSPIRSLREKEKEKKAAEWPSQEAEEEAEAEEEAEAEEEMEESVDENSPQRAESCAASSSEIVTEKTEK comes from the exons ATGCAGGCGCTTCAATCTCCTGTTGCCGGGATTGCCGGAATTGCCGGAATTGCCGGGAACCTGGTTGTTCGGCCTAGAAGCGGCCGGACGCCGCTCCAGCTGAAGAACACTCCGGCGACTCCGACAAACTCCGATGTCAAAATCAAGCCGGTACAGCAATTGATTGGTGTTGGGGATGATTCGAACAAGGAGAACCGTCCGGTATATGTGACTCCGGTGAAGATGGAGGCGATGGACGCGTCGCTGGCGGAGGAGCTGAGCGCGATCAGGAAGAAGATGGAGAGGATGAAATCGGACAGAGAGAGGACGGAGAAGATGCTCAAGGAGAGGGATCTGATGATGGAAATGCAGACGAAGGAGCTCGAAAACAGAGGGCAGATTCAGAGGATGCTGGAGATTGAGCTCGATCGGATTTACCGATTGAACCAGCTCCATGTTCGATCAATC AGAGTGTCGCCGATTCGATCGCTCagggagaaggagaaagaaaagaaggccGCAGAATGGCCGTCGCAG GAAGCGGAAGAGGAAGCGGAAGCGGAAGAGGAAGCGGAAGCGGAGGAGGAAATGGAGGAATCTGTGGATGAAAACTCACCGCAGAGGGCGGAGAGTTGTGCTGCGTCCAGTTCCGAAATCGTTACAGAGAAAACAGAGAAGTGA
- the LOC139195080 gene encoding uncharacterized protein, with product MAKEHVRGRNWTFDEDIALCLAWISVSEDGAVGTNQNRKDLWGKIVDKFYENSNAGRREVGGVYDRWKIINKACTLWKGSSERAMVDMPSGRGASEIGDKAMAIYKTRTTAKNQAFKLHNAWNILKDCPRWGTNANQQCGRLFHNEAPPPNDVNEGVNFADNEGIDQMSPTSSLPRPSGRDKQKEAKRKGRSQDPICAQFASEMARMNENQCRRQEESGQMFLAMKQEGDREQERYKTNLIMEDLDKYTPERKRYLRGKQKEILRRNAPRSIFQDDDSSQDYLPSPPPSQDDGYHY from the exons atggcaaaagagcatgttagaggtcgtaattggacctttgatgaagatattgctttatgtttggcATGGATTTCTGTTAGTGAAGATGGTGCCGTCGGCACCAATCAAAACAGAAAGGATTTGTGGGGTAAAATCGTTGATAAATTCTATGAAAACTCCAACGCCGGTCGAAGGGAAgttggtggtgtttatgatcggtggaagattatcaacaaagcatgcactttgtggAAGGGAAGCTCAGAGAGAGCCATGGTTGACATGCCTAGTGGAAGGGGCGCCTCAGAAATT ggtgacaaagcaatggcaatttacaagacaagaactacagcaaaaaatcaagcttttaaGTTACATAATGCTTGGaacatcctcaaggattgtccgaGGTGGGGAACCAATGCGAATCAACAATGTGGAAGATTATTTCATAATGAAGCCCCACCCCCAAATGATGTCAATGAAGGTGTGAATTTTGCCGACAATGAAGGTATTGACCAAATGAGCCCAACTTCTTCTTTGCCAAGGCCCTCGGGtagagataagcaaaaggaagcaaagagaaaagggaggtCCCAAGATCCGATATGTGCACAATTTGCTAGCGAAATGGCAAGAATGAACGAAAACCAGTGTCGTCGGCAAGAAGAATCGGGCCAAATGTTTTTAGCCATGAAGCAAGAAGGGGATAGGGAGCAAGAAAGGTACAAAACTAATTTGATAATGGAGGACCTCGACAAATACACTCCAGAGAGGAAGAGATACTTACGTGGTAAGCAAAAAGAAATTTTACGAAGGAATGCCCCAaggagtatatttcaagatgatgattcaTCTCAAGACTATCTCCCAAGTCCACCACCAAGTCAAGATGATGGATATCATTATTAG
- the LOC103433768 gene encoding serine/threonine-protein kinase AtPK2/AtPK19-like: MVSSQLPGLTKAHMCKPIQTQLLFSMGTVDAAVSDHLELDFDDVFGPLPVQASVEVNVANSASIEDATDLIYDDPVVIHNRSHSLVGPSSFVNQSLKLSKLTINDTEDSVELVECVNGDTIKEFQEPFIGVDEKPLEVIDENPMKIESVGIEDFEVLKVVGQGAFAKVYQVRKKGTSEIYAMKVMRKDKIMEKNHAEYMKAERDILTKIDHPFIIQLRYSFQTKYRLYLVLDFVNGGHLFFQLYHHGLFREELGRIYAAEIVSAVAHLHANGIMHRDLKPENILLDADGHAMLTDFGLAKQLEENTRSNSMCGTVEYMPPEIVLGKGHDKAADWWSVGVLLFEMLTGKPPFTGNREKIQQKIVKEKIKLPSFLSSEAHSLLKALLQKDPTKRLGRGPLGSEDIKRHKWFKPINWKKLEARQIQPSFRPDVAGRHCIANFDKCWTDMSVVDSPAASPNAAGNPFTGFSYVRPVSSFLQK, translated from the exons ATGGTTTCCTCTCAGCTACCTGGTTTAACCAAGGCCCACATGTGCAAACCAATTCAGACCCAGTTGCTTTTTTCCATGGGAACAGTGGATGCTGCAGTTTCAGATCACCTCGagcttgattttgatgatgtatTTGGCCCTCTACCAGTTCAGGCTTCAGTAGAAGTGAACGTGGCTAATTCTGCCTCGATTGAAGATGCAACTGATCTTATTTATGACGATCCAGTGGTTATTCACAACCGATCACATTCTTTGGTTGGCCCCTCATCGTTTGTAAACCAATCATTGAAGCTCAGCAAACTGACCATAAATGACACAGAAGATTCAGTGGAACTGGTAGAGTGTGTCAATGGAGACACCATCAAAGAATTTCAGGAACCTTTTATTGGTGTCGATGAAAAGCCTCTTGAAGTTATTGATGAAAACCCCATGAAGATCGAGAGTGTAGGCATTGAAGATTTTGAGGTTTTGAAAGTTGTTGGGCAGGGTGCATTTGCAAAAGTATATCAGGTGAGGAAGAAGGGGACATCAGAAATATATGCAATGAAGGTCATGCGAAAGGACAAGATCATGGAGAAGAATCATGCCGAATACATGAAAGCTGAGAGGgatattttaacaaaaattgaTCATCCATTCATTATCCAACTTAGATACTCATTTCAG ACCAAATATAGACTATATCTTGTGCTGGATTTCGTTAATGGTGGTCACCTCTTCTTTCAGCTCTATCACCATGGCCTTTTTAG AGAGGAGCTGGGACGAATATACGCTGCTGAGATTGTTTCTGCGGTTGCTCACCTCCATGCAAATGGAATAATGCATAGGGATCTTAAACCTGAAAATATCCTTTTGGATGCAGATGGCCAC GCCATGTTGACTGATTTTGGTCTTGCGAAGCAACTTGAAGAGAACACAAGATCTAATTCTATGTGTGGAACCGTAGAATACATGCCACCCGAAATAGTTCTTGGAAAGGGACATGATAAGGCTGCAGACTGGTGGAGTGTGGGAGTCCTATTGTTTGAGATGCTTACTGGAAAG CCTCCTTTTACTGGGAACAGGGAGAAAATTCAGCAGAAGATAGTTAAGGAAAAGATCAAGTTGCCTTCCTTTTTGTCAAGTGAAGCACATTCACTGTTGAAAGCG CTGCTGCAGAAGGATCCAACCAAGCGCCTCGGTCGTGGGCCTTTGGGGAGTGAGGACATCAAGCGCCACAAATGGTTCAAGCCAATAAACTGGAAAAAACTGGAGGCTCGGCAAATCCAACCAAGCTTTCGCCCAGATGTTGCCGGGAGGCACTGCATCGCCAATTTTGATAAGTGCTGGACCGACATGTCAGTTGTGGATTCCCCAGCCGCTAGCCCGAATGCTGCTGGAAACCCCTTCACAGGCTTCAGTTATGTTAGGCCGGTCTCCTCTTTTCTCCAGAAGTAG
- the LOC103433766 gene encoding high mobility group B protein 6 isoform X2: MQALQSPVAGIAGIAGIAGNLVVRPRSGRTPLQLKNTPATPTNSDVKIKPVQQLIGVGDDSNKENRPVYVTPVKMEAMDASLAEELSAIRKKMERMKSDRERTEKMLKERDLMMEMQTKELENRGQIQRMLEIELDRIYRLNQLHVRSIRVSPIRSLREKEKEKKAAEWPSQEEEAEAEEEAEAEEEMEESVDENSPQRAESCAASSSEIVTEKTEK, from the exons ATGCAGGCGCTTCAATCTCCTGTTGCCGGGATTGCCGGAATTGCCGGAATTGCCGGGAACCTGGTTGTTCGGCCTAGAAGCGGCCGGACGCCGCTCCAGCTGAAGAACACTCCGGCGACTCCGACAAACTCCGATGTCAAAATCAAGCCGGTACAGCAATTGATTGGTGTTGGGGATGATTCGAACAAGGAGAACCGTCCGGTATATGTGACTCCGGTGAAGATGGAGGCGATGGACGCGTCGCTGGCGGAGGAGCTGAGCGCGATCAGGAAGAAGATGGAGAGGATGAAATCGGACAGAGAGAGGACGGAGAAGATGCTCAAGGAGAGGGATCTGATGATGGAAATGCAGACGAAGGAGCTCGAAAACAGAGGGCAGATTCAGAGGATGCTGGAGATTGAGCTCGATCGGATTTACCGATTGAACCAGCTCCATGTTCGATCAATC AGAGTGTCGCCGATTCGATCGCTCagggagaaggagaaagaaaagaaggccGCAGAATGGCCGTCGCAGG AAGAGGAAGCGGAAGCGGAAGAGGAAGCGGAAGCGGAGGAGGAAATGGAGGAATCTGTGGATGAAAACTCACCGCAGAGGGCGGAGAGTTGTGCTGCGTCCAGTTCCGAAATCGTTACAGAGAAAACAGAGAAGTGA
- the LOC103433764 gene encoding WRKY DNA-binding transcription factor 70-like, with translation MKSVIPNRERATEELIQGRELASQLSKVFENRSFVVDGDEGGSAEGIVNKILGSFVNSLLIIKGMESDQEFVSDQIQGNSSGVSGGGTEISGGGIGVSDGGSGGGGGDGADSSSWDANHDHAAVSKSEDYTEEEISCKSTSTFKDRRGSYKRRKTSHSWIRDTPALTYDGHAWRKYGQKVIHNAKHSRNYFRCTHKSECKATKHEQQIQDHPPLFRTTYFGNHTCRDYVSASKFVLDSTSPKDSSKFICFDKTNCLTNKEEHPFFSSFTSSVKNEAFVKEDMPTTDHMLKSNHNHSSPRDHLVSNDLTVFESSSPMSGFSYDYDNMFSWAVDSYFDNEVLQYGF, from the exons ATGAAGAGTGTGATACCAAATAGGGAGAGAGCGACGGAGGAATTGATCCAAGGGCGTGAACTGGCAAGTCAACTGAGTAAGGTTTTTGAAAATAGGTCATTTGTTGTTGATGGTGATGAGGGGGGATCCGCTGAAGGTATTGTTAATAAGATTTTGGGGTCATTTGTGAATTCCCTTTTGATTATAAAGGGGATGGAGTCTGATCAGGAGTTTGTTTCTGATCAAATTCAAGGGAATAGTAGTGGTGTTAGTGGTGGTGGTACTGAAATTAGCGGTGGTGGTATTGGTGTTAGTGAcggtggtagtggtggtggtggtggtgacggTGCAGATTCATCATCTTGGGATGCTAATCATGATCATGCGGCTGTTAGTAAGTCTGAAGATTATACTGAGGAGGAGATCAGTTGTAAGAGCACTTCAACCTTCAAGGATCGTAGAGGTTCTTATAAGAGAAG AAAGACTTCACACTCTTGGATTAGAGACACTCCTGCTTTGACGTACGATGGTCATGCATGGAGAAAGTACGGGCAAAAAGTTATCCACAATGCTAAGCATTCAAG AAACTACTTCAGATGCACTCACAAATCCGAGTGCAAAGCAACCAAACACGAGCAACAAATTCAAGATCATCCACCACTGTTTCGGACCACATATTTTGGGAATCACACATGCAGAGACTACGTCAGCGCTTCGAAATTTGTCTTGGATTCCACAAGTCCTAAAGATTCTTCAAAGTTCATTTGTTTTGACAAGACCAACTGTTTGACAAACAAAGAAGAGCACCCCTTTTTCTCATCCTTCACTTCATCGGTTAAAAATGAAGCGTTCGTCAAAGAAGATATGCCAACAACTGATCATATGCTAAAAAGCAACCACAACCATTCATCACCACGTGATCATCTTGTGTCGAATGATCTGACGGTGTTCGAGTCCTCTAGTCCCATGAGCGGGTTTTCATATGATTATGACAACATGTTTTCATGGGCTGTCGATTCTTACTTTGATAATGAAGTTTTGCAATACGGATTTTGA
- the LOC103427644 gene encoding uncharacterized protein: protein MCECLPSSPLSFPLTKSPKLGFTRTNWSPQIQPHPNFYTPNCSKLSNFANSEITNSRNGRSLFLSRRASENPKVDFGIPAELGFKEKGENLFDLETESIESVTRNGIDPREESNASLGSENLLESEAGSGEDKRNRKSNESVKEENRVRIEGTDGDALEKEENLKHIDEKVGLRKGRQVMRRSNILAKQVISIRSALSLGFVSQLWVNTNSWMVMFVEVRRNLLSGDFERFLLDDITQVGDVVLVEDESVIEDEFKIVGLETLVGYQVITPGRRTIGKVRGYSFNVNSGAVESLEFDSFGISYIPSSLVSTYALFVEDVLEVVSDAVIVHEAAASRIHRLTKGFLDSRNVATSIDDLDEYSDFERPVRSDKHTRRRNFGNQKFDSKKSKTNDDWDLPMDYF, encoded by the exons ATGTGCGAGTGTCTTCCCTCCAGCCCCCTTTCTTTTCCGCTCACAAAATCTCCAAAATTAGGGTTTACCAGAACCAATTGGAGCCCCCAAATCCAACCGCACCCCAACTTTTACACCCCAAATTGTTCTAAGCTATCAAATTTCGCGAATTCAGAAATCACAAATTCCAGAAATGGGAGGTCTTTGTTCCTAAGCAGAAGGGCCAGCGAGAATCCGAAAGTTGACTTTGGGATTCCGGCCGAGTTAGGGTTTAAGGAGAAAGGGGAAAACCTCTTCGACCTCGAAACAGAATCAATTGAATCAGTAACGCGAAATGGGATTGACCCCAGGGAGGAATCCAATGCTTCATTGGGTTCGGAAAATTTATTGGAATCGGAGGCCGGTTCGGGGGAGGATAAGCGAAATCGGAAGAGCAACGAGAGCGTAAAAGAGGAGAATCGGGTTCGAATTGAGGGTACGGATGGTGATGCGTTGGAGAAGGAGGAGAATTTGAAGCACATTGATGAAAAAGTTGGGCTGAGAAAAGGGAGACAGGTGATGAGGAGGTCCAATATTCTTGCGAAGCAAGTTATCAGTATCCGAAGTGCGCTCAGCTTGGGATTTGTCTCGCAGCTTTGGGTCAATACCAACTCT TGGATGGTAATGTTTGTAGAAGTAAGACGGAACTTGCTTTCGGGGGATTTCGAACGTTTTCTTCTCGATGATATTACCCAG GTTGGTGATGTTGTGCTTGTTGAGGACGAGAGTGTGATTGAAGACGAATTTAAGATTGTTGGACTGGAAACGTTG GTAGGATACCAAGTTATAACACCAGGCAGACGAACTATTGGAAAG GTGCGGGGGTACAGTTTTAACGTCAATTCAGGGGCTGTAGAATCCCTTGAATTTGATTCATTTGGAATTTCCTATATCCCATCAAGTTTG GTGAGTACCTATGCGTTGTTTGTTGAGGACGTGCTGGAAGTTGTCTCTGATGCCGTCATTGTGCATGAAGCTGCAGCTTCACGCATACACAGGCTGACCAAG GGTTTCTTGGACAGCCGAAATGTTGCAACCTCCATAGATGATCTCGATGAATATTCCGACTTTGAAAGACCCGTAAGATCGGATAAGCatacaagaagaagaaattttGGTAACCAGAAGTTCGATTCCAAGAAAAGCAAGACCAATGATGATTGGGACCTCCCAATGGATTACTTCTGA